The following coding sequences lie in one Heyndrickxia oleronia genomic window:
- a CDS encoding RNA polymerase sigma factor, which translates to MDRIIDREQQKNIDIENFVITHGKALLNYIYSLMKHWELAEDIYQETLIAAYIGYDSFEHRSSFKNWLFKIALNKCKDEWKRQKVKYRYLEEKMDVIEQNEVQDETEKMVLEKVLHENLIKKINELPSRYQQSLLLYYFYDCSMKDISQRTSMPLSTVKTHLKRGKERLRRKVVGIY; encoded by the coding sequence ATGGATAGAATAATAGATCGTGAACAACAGAAAAATATAGATATAGAAAACTTTGTTATCACACATGGTAAAGCACTTTTAAATTATATATATTCGCTAATGAAACATTGGGAATTGGCAGAGGATATATATCAAGAAACGCTCATAGCTGCATATATTGGATATGATTCCTTTGAACACCGTTCATCGTTTAAAAATTGGTTATTTAAAATAGCTTTAAATAAATGTAAGGATGAATGGAAAAGACAGAAAGTAAAGTACCGATACTTAGAAGAAAAAATGGATGTAATTGAACAAAATGAAGTACAGGATGAAACAGAAAAAATGGTACTAGAGAAAGTTTTACATGAAAATTTAATAAAGAAAATTAATGAACTTCCGAGCCGATACCAACAGTCATTACTACTATATTATTTTTATGATTGTAGTATGAAAGATATATCACAACGAACGTCTATGCCATTATCAACGGTAAAGACTCACCTTAAAAGAGGAAAGGAACGATTACGAAGAAAAGTAGTGGGAATATATTAA
- a CDS encoding ABC-F family ATP-binding cassette domain-containing protein, with protein sequence MSILTVKDLSHGFGDRAIFNNVSFRLLKGEHIGLVGANGEGKSTFMNIITRKLQPDEGKVEWAKKVRVGYLDQHAVLKKGMTMKDALKGAFQYLFDLETEMNGLYEKMGEATPEELEKMLEEVGTIQDILTNNDFYIIDAKIEEIARGLGLDDIGLDRDVQDLSGGQRTKVLLAKLLLEKPDILLLDEPTNYLDEQHIEWLKRYLQNYENAFILISHDIPFLNSVINLIYHMENQELNRYVGDYDDFMKVYEMKKQQLESAYKKQQQEISELKDFVARNKARVSTRNMAMSRQKKLDKMEVIELAAEKPKPEFRFKEGRTSGKMIFEAKDLVIGYDEPLSRPLNLQMERGQKIALVGANGIGKTTLLKSILGEIKPLSGSVERGDYQLTGYFEQEVKQANYNTCIEEVWNEFPSFTQYEVRAALAKCGLTTKHIESKVEVLSGGEKAKVRLCKLINKETNILVLDEPTNHLDVDAKDELKRALQDYKGSVLLICHEPEFYQDVVTDVWNCENWTTKVF encoded by the coding sequence ATGAGTATTTTAACAGTAAAAGATTTGAGTCACGGTTTTGGTGATCGTGCTATTTTTAATAATGTGTCATTTCGTTTGTTAAAAGGAGAACATATTGGGTTAGTTGGAGCCAACGGTGAAGGTAAATCTACGTTTATGAATATCATTACAAGAAAGCTACAGCCCGATGAAGGAAAGGTTGAGTGGGCAAAAAAAGTCCGTGTCGGTTACTTGGACCAGCATGCGGTCCTGAAAAAAGGAATGACCATGAAGGATGCTTTAAAAGGTGCATTTCAATATTTATTCGACCTTGAAACAGAAATGAATGGACTCTATGAAAAGATGGGTGAAGCCACACCGGAAGAATTAGAGAAGATGCTAGAAGAAGTGGGAACCATTCAAGACATTTTAACTAACAATGATTTTTATATCATTGATGCCAAAATTGAAGAAATTGCAAGAGGACTTGGACTTGACGACATCGGACTTGATCGAGATGTTCAGGATTTGAGTGGTGGACAACGGACAAAAGTGCTTCTCGCAAAACTACTTCTTGAAAAACCAGATATCTTGCTTCTTGATGAGCCAACTAACTATCTAGATGAGCAGCATATTGAATGGCTGAAGCGCTATTTACAAAACTATGAAAATGCTTTTATTTTAATTTCACATGATATTCCATTCTTAAATAGTGTTATTAATTTAATTTACCATATGGAAAATCAAGAATTAAACCGATATGTTGGTGACTATGATGATTTCATGAAGGTATATGAAATGAAGAAACAACAATTAGAATCTGCCTATAAAAAGCAGCAACAAGAAATTTCTGAACTAAAAGATTTTGTAGCAAGAAATAAGGCGAGAGTTTCAACCAGAAATATGGCAATGTCACGTCAGAAAAAGCTAGATAAAATGGAAGTTATTGAATTGGCTGCAGAAAAACCAAAGCCAGAGTTCCGCTTTAAAGAGGGACGTACATCCGGAAAAATGATATTTGAAGCAAAGGACTTAGTTATTGGTTATGATGAACCACTTTCAAGACCATTGAACCTTCAAATGGAACGTGGCCAAAAGATTGCTCTAGTTGGTGCTAATGGTATTGGAAAAACAACATTGTTGAAAAGTATACTAGGAGAAATTAAACCTCTATCTGGTTCAGTTGAGCGTGGGGATTATCAATTAACAGGATATTTTGAACAAGAAGTTAAACAGGCAAATTATAATACTTGTATTGAAGAAGTGTGGAATGAATTCCCTTCCTTTACACAATATGAAGTTCGAGCTGCATTAGCAAAATGTGGATTAACGACGAAGCATATTGAAAGCAAAGTTGAGGTACTTAGTGGTGGAGAAAAGGCAAAGGTTCGTCTATGTAAATTAATTAACAAAGAAACAAATATCCTAGTACTTGATGAGCCGACAAACCATTTAGATGTCGATGCGAAGGACGAATTAAAACGTGCCCTCCAAGACTACAAAGGCAGTGTCCTTCTTATTTGCCATGAACCCGAATTCTACCAAGATGTCGTAACAGATGTATGGAACTGCGAAAACTGGACTACTAAGGTGTTTTGA
- a CDS encoding DUF4097 family beta strand repeat-containing protein, with amino-acid sequence MKKMILGAIILLIIGIIGTTASLYANKDSLFHPKEWSEKKSISGKNIKEIQIDSGSVDVLLEPSNSDDVQVDLLGKETIRKKGQYKLKVDNDGDRINIKVKEKIRVGVTFYSSIKLYVKIPEKMYQSLDLKSSSGELNVKDFSAENATFKATSGDVNVKNGKVNNKLVIESTSGTIEAANNQAEDLFLKATSGDITNDDVKVANQLSVQVASGEINVNNNEAKKVKLKSTSGDINVDQLLAKESEIKATSGSIVVDDISGTIIGNATSGDIEIGPNKQVGHMNLESTSGTVEVRTKQQTYPFAIDFNGGSGSGKIQVSGATYTEKNEHEIKGKIGDGSIQLKVKTTSGDFVLK; translated from the coding sequence ATGAAAAAAATGATTTTAGGGGCAATCATTTTACTGATAATCGGTATTATTGGCACGACAGCAAGTTTATATGCAAATAAGGATTCTTTGTTTCATCCGAAAGAGTGGAGTGAAAAGAAGTCAATTAGTGGTAAAAACATAAAAGAAATTCAAATTGATTCTGGATCTGTGGATGTCCTATTAGAACCGTCAAATAGTGATGATGTTCAAGTTGATTTATTAGGAAAGGAAACGATAAGAAAAAAAGGACAGTATAAATTAAAAGTAGACAATGATGGGGACCGTATTAATATTAAGGTTAAGGAAAAAATTCGAGTTGGTGTTACTTTTTATAGCAGTATAAAATTATATGTAAAAATTCCTGAGAAGATGTATCAATCATTAGACTTAAAATCTTCATCAGGAGAATTAAATGTAAAGGATTTTTCTGCTGAAAATGCAACTTTTAAAGCAACATCTGGTGATGTAAATGTCAAAAATGGTAAGGTGAATAATAAACTGGTTATTGAATCAACTAGTGGTACAATTGAAGCAGCAAATAATCAGGCAGAAGATCTATTCTTGAAGGCGACGAGCGGGGATATTACAAATGACGATGTGAAAGTTGCCAATCAATTATCTGTTCAAGTTGCAAGTGGTGAAATTAATGTAAATAACAATGAGGCAAAAAAAGTAAAGCTAAAATCAACTTCTGGGGATATCAATGTTGATCAGCTTTTAGCAAAGGAATCAGAAATCAAAGCAACATCTGGAAGCATCGTTGTTGATGATATTAGTGGAACTATTATTGGAAATGCCACTTCTGGAGATATAGAGATTGGACCTAATAAACAAGTTGGTCATATGAATTTAGAATCAACAAGTGGTACAGTTGAAGTTAGAACAAAGCAACAGACATATCCTTTTGCCATTGATTTTAATGGCGGATCAGGTAGTGGAAAAATTCAAGTTTCTGGAGCAACTTATACTGAAAAAAACGAACATGAAATAAAAGGTAAAATTGGTGACGGTTCAATTCAATTAAAGGTAAAAACGACATCGGGAGATTTTGTTTTAAAATAA
- a CDS encoding DUF1700 domain-containing protein, protein MGRNEFIKSLESYLSKVPERDRKDMLYDFEEHFTIGIENGKTEEEVVSELGDPQMIAKDLIAEYRISAAEKDRSVPNITRAMIATISLSFFNIVFLLGPVLGLIGVYIGLCVTAIVMTVAPLIVVSWGIFTGFDLFLLQFFVSIVLCAIGLLLSIAMINIGKLFYSVILRYIKFNVKIIKGGKA, encoded by the coding sequence ATGGGGAGAAATGAATTTATAAAAAGTCTAGAAAGCTATCTATCGAAAGTTCCTGAACGTGATCGAAAAGATATGCTTTATGATTTTGAAGAGCATTTTACAATCGGGATTGAAAATGGAAAAACGGAGGAAGAAGTTGTTTCGGAGCTAGGGGATCCACAAATGATTGCCAAGGATTTAATAGCAGAGTATCGGATAAGTGCAGCAGAAAAGGATCGATCTGTACCAAATATTACACGTGCGATGATTGCAACGATTAGTTTAAGTTTTTTTAATATTGTTTTTTTATTGGGGCCGGTTCTAGGACTTATTGGGGTGTATATTGGATTGTGTGTGACTGCAATTGTGATGACGGTTGCTCCTTTAATAGTCGTTTCATGGGGAATATTTACAGGATTTGATTTATTTTTACTGCAATTTTTTGTATCGATTGTGTTATGTGCGATTGGGTTACTTTTAAGTATTGCAATGATCAATATAGGAAAGTTATTTTATTCCGTTATTCTCCGCTATATAAAATTTAATGTAAAGATAATTAAAGGGGGAAAGGCATAA
- a CDS encoding PadR family transcriptional regulator translates to MNVQFKKGVLELCVLILISKKDQYGYELAQNISSKIEVAEGTLYPLLRRLTKDDLLTTYLLESTEGPPRKYYSITTKGLEYMFDLISQWRQFSEAVNQFITEGMANGEK, encoded by the coding sequence TTGAATGTCCAGTTTAAAAAGGGTGTTTTAGAACTATGCGTTCTAATATTAATTTCTAAAAAGGATCAATATGGCTATGAGTTAGCTCAAAATATATCCAGTAAAATAGAAGTTGCAGAAGGGACCCTGTATCCTTTACTTAGAAGGTTAACAAAGGATGATCTTTTAACCACTTATTTATTAGAATCCACTGAAGGACCACCAAGAAAGTACTATTCAATTACAACAAAAGGCCTTGAATATATGTTTGATTTAATAAGTCAATGGAGGCAATTTTCTGAGGCAGTCAATCAATTTATAACGGAGGGTATGGCGAATGGGGAGAAATGA
- a CDS encoding DEAD/DEAH box helicase: MTSNWPFLSTLKPNFQVTWKTAGFDQPTAIQKETAEIIMEGKDVIASSPTGTGKTLAYVLPLLEKLNTDNKNIQTIILAPSRELVMQILQEIQNWASGSGILAASFIGGANVKRQLEKLKKKPHIIVGTPGRIFELIKQKKIKMHEVKTIVFDEGDQLLTSENMQTITGIIKATLSERQLLLFSATLQEQTIHTAQMLMKEPEIINIKTSENKEKVEHIYFVCEERDKMEILAKLNRVESMQALVFFNDIGKLNVIAEKMKYKGHLVGELHSELKKEARAKAISQLQSGEYSLLFTTEVAARGLDIANLPYVIHFDLPDNTSQYTHRSGRTGRLGQESGTVISIVTLREERTLKQFCRELEVPVNQKYLYAGHIVDQRG; encoded by the coding sequence ATGACAAGTAATTGGCCATTTTTATCAACTTTAAAACCAAACTTTCAAGTTACATGGAAGACTGCAGGATTTGATCAGCCTACAGCCATCCAAAAGGAAACTGCTGAGATAATAATGGAAGGCAAGGATGTTATTGCTAGTTCACCGACTGGAACAGGGAAAACATTAGCCTATGTTCTTCCATTATTAGAAAAGCTAAATACCGATAATAAAAATATACAAACAATTATTCTTGCCCCATCTAGGGAACTAGTGATGCAAATCCTTCAAGAAATTCAAAATTGGGCCTCTGGAAGTGGGATATTGGCAGCATCATTTATTGGTGGTGCAAATGTAAAACGCCAATTAGAGAAGCTAAAAAAGAAGCCGCATATCATTGTAGGAACACCTGGGCGAATTTTTGAATTAATAAAACAAAAAAAAATAAAAATGCATGAAGTAAAGACGATCGTTTTTGATGAAGGCGATCAACTCCTTACTTCAGAAAATATGCAAACAATTACTGGGATTATTAAAGCGACATTAAGTGAAAGGCAACTTCTACTTTTCTCGGCAACACTTCAGGAGCAAACAATCCATACGGCGCAGATGCTGATGAAAGAACCAGAAATAATAAATATTAAGACTTCCGAAAATAAAGAGAAAGTTGAACATATTTATTTTGTATGTGAAGAAAGAGATAAAATGGAGATATTAGCAAAACTAAATAGAGTAGAATCTATGCAAGCTCTTGTATTTTTTAACGATATTGGAAAGCTAAATGTTATAGCAGAAAAAATGAAATATAAAGGTCACTTGGTTGGAGAATTACATAGTGAATTGAAAAAAGAAGCTAGAGCGAAAGCAATTAGTCAATTACAGTCTGGTGAGTATTCTCTACTTTTTACTACTGAAGTAGCGGCAAGAGGGTTAGATATTGCCAATCTTCCATATGTAATCCATTTTGATTTACCGGACAATACTTCTCAATATACTCATCGTTCAGGTAGAACAGGAAGATTAGGTCAGGAATCAGGAACGGTTATTTCGATTGTTACATTACGAGAAGAACGAACGTTAAAACAGTTTTGTCGAGAACTTGAAGTGCCTGTCAATCAAAAATATTTGTATGCTGGACACATCGTTGATCAGAGAGGTTAA
- a CDS encoding DUF2642 domain-containing protein, producing MSGINQLINQEVEVEISGKNLISGLLLDKGLDIIVIYTGNKFLYIPLLHIQHLKEKVVKEIVSEPPESLLMINEPEPISYRKILNHAKGQFIELFVTGNKSIHGYITSVLNDYIVFYSPVYKIIFISMQHIKWFTPYSNQLTPYTLGSKDLPIVPASIPLARSFDEQLKKYEGQLIVLDLGDNPEKIGLLKNVSNNIIELITANGQAIYWKFTHIKTANLP from the coding sequence TTGTCAGGAATTAACCAATTAATTAATCAAGAGGTTGAGGTTGAAATTTCAGGAAAAAATCTCATATCAGGTCTATTACTTGATAAGGGACTGGATATAATTGTGATCTATACTGGCAATAAATTTTTATATATTCCACTACTACACATTCAGCACTTAAAGGAAAAAGTAGTAAAAGAAATAGTAAGCGAACCACCAGAATCCTTACTCATGATAAATGAACCGGAACCGATTTCCTATAGAAAAATATTAAATCATGCAAAAGGACAGTTCATAGAATTATTTGTTACGGGGAACAAATCGATTCACGGATATATTACTAGTGTTTTAAATGACTACATTGTTTTTTATTCCCCAGTGTACAAAATTATTTTTATATCGATGCAGCATATAAAATGGTTCACCCCGTATTCAAATCAACTAACACCATATACTTTAGGCAGTAAAGATTTGCCAATTGTTCCTGCAAGTATTCCTTTAGCAAGATCTTTTGATGAACAATTAAAAAAATATGAAGGGCAATTAATAGTCCTGGATTTAGGAGATAATCCAGAGAAAATTGGATTATTAAAAAATGTCTCAAATAACATAATTGAACTTATAACTGCTAATGGCCAAGCTATTTATTGGAAATTTACTCATATTAAAACAGCAAATCTACCATAA
- a CDS encoding GNAT family N-acetyltransferase, whose product MSIELVEVKLEEKSILENMLHFYLDDLSKYTNQLKTNDQGIFEYDSLTYFFTKSNLVPYFIKFDEMVVGFLLFVKTEKSETIDYIVNDIFIFTQYRERGFAGQAVKKLISAYPGTYYVVQLEKNQNAIQFWKSLFKEMQLEYSENMVIESGEKCLAQTFKVPQ is encoded by the coding sequence ATGTCGATTGAATTAGTTGAGGTTAAGCTCGAAGAAAAGAGTATTTTGGAAAATATGCTCCATTTTTATTTAGATGATTTGTCTAAATATACGAATCAGCTTAAAACAAATGATCAAGGAATATTTGAATACGACAGTTTAACTTACTTTTTCACTAAATCAAATCTTGTTCCTTATTTTATTAAATTTGATGAAATGGTGGTCGGTTTCCTCCTATTTGTTAAGACAGAAAAAAGCGAGACTATCGATTATATTGTTAATGATATATTTATTTTCACCCAATATCGAGAAAGAGGTTTTGCTGGACAAGCCGTAAAGAAACTAATTTCTGCTTATCCAGGAACCTATTACGTTGTTCAATTGGAAAAGAATCAAAATGCCATCCAATTTTGGAAATCTCTCTTCAAAGAAATGCAGCTGGAGTACTCGGAAAATATGGTCATTGAGAGTGGTGAGAAGTGTCTGGCACAGACATTTAAAGTCCCACAATAG
- a CDS encoding sensor histidine kinase — translation MEKLILHVLFILLPVHIYSVFLENRKAGQSPYILGIVNSLCAILTMSFSISAFSLYWDLRYIPLVISIFYYGPISGFIVFLTILIERMIIGGEGVWIAYICLIVAVLFPMYIRKKFNHSSRRKKIFLATVSGILIALGQLVITYTYLYFHYGQQLNGIKLFFIVLVYGVIQTFGILISTLLHEKILEKKLLQQEIIRAEKLNTMGEMAASIAHEIRNPLTVVKGFLQLMQKQEKNDNLQYLTLILSELARAELIINDYLNFAKPQYKKVEEIQLGDTLFHVVTLIESLALKNGVKLEFYGEKNPIILADRNHLIQAFINLIKNAIEATPNKGSVAVKIDEDNDYIYIKILDTGKGMSKEQLSKIGTLYYTTKDKGTGIGTTVSLKFIEEMKGKVTYQSTPNVGTEVTILFPRIKK, via the coding sequence ATGGAAAAATTGATTTTACATGTGCTTTTTATTTTATTGCCTGTACATATTTATAGTGTTTTTCTTGAGAATAGGAAGGCAGGTCAATCTCCATATATTTTAGGTATAGTAAATAGTTTATGTGCAATTTTAACGATGTCATTTTCAATCTCTGCATTTAGTTTGTATTGGGATTTACGTTATATCCCTTTAGTGATCTCCATTTTTTATTATGGTCCCATTTCTGGCTTTATTGTATTTCTCACCATTTTAATTGAACGAATGATTATCGGTGGTGAGGGTGTATGGATAGCCTATATATGCCTTATCGTAGCCGTACTATTTCCTATGTATATTAGAAAGAAATTTAACCACAGTTCAAGAAGAAAAAAGATTTTCCTAGCTACAGTATCTGGAATCCTAATTGCATTAGGTCAATTAGTCATAACATACACTTACCTTTATTTTCATTATGGACAACAACTGAATGGAATAAAATTATTTTTTATTGTTCTTGTTTATGGTGTAATACAAACCTTTGGGATATTAATTTCTACTTTATTACATGAAAAAATACTAGAAAAGAAGCTGTTGCAACAAGAGATCATACGAGCGGAAAAACTAAATACTATGGGGGAAATGGCAGCATCCATTGCCCATGAAATTCGCAATCCATTAACAGTAGTAAAGGGATTTCTCCAATTAATGCAAAAACAAGAAAAAAACGATAACCTTCAATACCTTACTCTCATTTTAAGTGAATTAGCTAGGGCAGAGCTAATTATAAATGATTATTTAAATTTTGCTAAACCTCAGTATAAAAAGGTAGAAGAAATTCAGTTGGGGGATACCCTATTTCATGTTGTCACCTTAATTGAATCTCTAGCCCTTAAAAATGGAGTGAAGCTGGAATTTTATGGGGAAAAGAACCCGATAATTCTAGCAGATAGAAACCATCTTATTCAAGCGTTCATCAATCTTATTAAAAATGCAATTGAAGCAACTCCGAATAAAGGAAGTGTTGCTGTAAAAATAGATGAAGACAATGATTATATCTATATTAAGATTTTAGATACTGGTAAAGGGATGTCAAAAGAACAATTATCTAAAATTGGAACCTTATACTATACAACAAAGGACAAGGGGACGGGGATTGGAACAACTGTATCATTAAAATTTATTGAGGAAATGAAGGGGAAGGTTACCTATCAGAGTACCCCAAATGTAGGTACTGAGGTAACAATCCTTTTTCCACGGATCAAAAAATAG
- the helD gene encoding RNA polymerase recycling motor HelD, whose amino-acid sequence MSKAHPDYENETERLDFTKKYMNVVIQASESNEETFRENLKQSLEGMDIKDSSFSYMTMLTNSNLLQRTGDELKRLKKFRNKPYFARINFLQENVNQEEHLYLGKVSLFDKETQQPIIVDWRSPIANLYYDGRLGEVSYESEGDTYHGFLSLKRQFIIENGELQEIRDIDLTTTDELLQMSLSESASNRLTEIVSTIQEEQNNIIRADLNRPIIVQGAAGSGKTTIALHRISYFIYTFAEKFTADQLMILAPNRLFIDYISEVLPELGVENILQTTFVDYVRSCIGKKIKLVPPDDKLLRFINQEIDNPELVKWMSEFKGSLLFRDIIDRYLEDILKTLLPTEDFYVSKFRLYHAMNLRQLIEYEYRYLPFYQRIDKIKRVLQNHVRTEKKRMIDKVIKFYDGKLEKALYSKVNSEKRKAYISKALDKKEETLNDIKKEARVAVNRYIKKLPKHDLFYYFKQLLTNKEIFKKYADGLLDEDKIEFFIHYQMKLMSKGMFEIEDLASLLYLQGKIFGIDQQLRVKNIVIDEAQDYSYFQLFALKTVLETDMFTIVGDLAQGIHSYRGIKDWSIVQNEIFPRASYKTLQKSYRTTVEIMEAANQILKLLKLELPIVEPVVRHGQKPSFHTISTKIDAIQLMEQEINQLYKRGMKTVAIIGKTNKECQELAKLFKKHSSLSIQVLKENQEIHKDEIVIVSSNLSKGLEFDAVLICSLDDSFLDSEIDIKLLYVSMTRPLHHLSLYGKDLTCFLLDQVNEDVIIKL is encoded by the coding sequence ATGTCTAAGGCACATCCTGATTATGAAAATGAAACGGAAAGGCTCGATTTTACAAAAAAGTATATGAATGTTGTCATCCAAGCGTCAGAATCTAATGAAGAAACATTTAGGGAAAACCTAAAACAATCATTAGAAGGCATGGATATAAAGGATAGTAGTTTTAGCTATATGACCATGTTGACGAATTCGAATCTCTTGCAACGTACAGGAGACGAGTTAAAAAGGCTAAAAAAGTTTAGGAACAAGCCTTATTTTGCAAGAATCAATTTTTTACAGGAGAATGTGAATCAGGAAGAACATTTATATCTGGGAAAAGTCTCATTATTCGATAAAGAAACGCAGCAGCCGATTATTGTGGACTGGAGATCACCTATTGCCAACTTATATTATGATGGCCGATTAGGAGAGGTATCGTATGAGTCTGAAGGTGATACGTACCATGGTTTTTTATCATTAAAACGACAATTTATTATCGAAAATGGCGAATTACAGGAAATTCGAGATATCGATTTAACGACAACAGATGAATTATTGCAAATGTCTCTATCAGAAAGTGCAAGCAATCGTTTAACAGAAATTGTATCAACCATACAAGAAGAACAAAATAATATTATTCGTGCAGATTTAAATAGACCGATAATTGTCCAGGGAGCGGCAGGAAGTGGAAAAACAACGATTGCTCTTCACCGTATTTCTTATTTCATTTATACCTTTGCAGAAAAGTTTACAGCTGATCAATTGATGATCTTAGCTCCGAACCGCTTATTTATCGACTACATCTCAGAAGTCCTTCCTGAACTGGGTGTTGAAAATATTTTACAAACAACCTTTGTTGATTATGTACGTTCCTGTATTGGAAAAAAAATCAAACTAGTTCCTCCAGACGATAAGCTACTTCGTTTTATTAACCAAGAAATAGATAATCCCGAATTAGTAAAATGGATGTCGGAATTTAAAGGCTCTTTATTATTTAGAGACATTATTGATCGATATCTAGAAGACATACTTAAAACACTACTTCCGACAGAAGATTTTTATGTATCAAAATTTCGTCTATATCATGCGATGAATTTAAGACAATTAATAGAATACGAATATCGGTACCTACCTTTCTATCAAAGAATTGACAAAATTAAGCGTGTATTACAAAACCATGTCCGCACTGAAAAGAAAAGGATGATTGATAAAGTTATTAAATTTTACGATGGTAAATTAGAAAAAGCACTATATAGTAAAGTGAACTCTGAAAAGAGAAAGGCATACATATCAAAGGCTTTAGATAAAAAGGAGGAAACGTTGAATGACATTAAGAAAGAAGCTAGGGTCGCTGTCAATCGATATATAAAAAAGCTACCAAAGCATGATTTGTTTTATTATTTTAAGCAGCTTCTTACCAATAAGGAAATATTCAAAAAATATGCTGATGGTTTACTTGATGAGGATAAAATTGAGTTTTTCATTCATTATCAAATGAAATTAATGTCTAAAGGCATGTTTGAAATAGAAGATTTGGCATCCTTGTTATATTTACAGGGAAAAATATTTGGAATTGATCAGCAGTTACGTGTGAAGAACATCGTTATAGACGAAGCGCAAGATTATAGTTATTTTCAATTATTTGCGTTAAAAACTGTATTAGAAACTGATATGTTTACAATTGTTGGGGATCTGGCGCAAGGTATTCATTCGTATCGAGGTATTAAAGATTGGAGCATCGTTCAAAATGAAATTTTTCCAAGAGCGAGCTATAAAACCCTTCAAAAAAGCTATCGGACAACTGTTGAAATTATGGAAGCCGCTAATCAAATTCTAAAGTTACTGAAGTTAGAACTACCAATTGTAGAACCTGTAGTGAGACATGGACAAAAGCCTTCATTCCACACAATTTCAACAAAAATCGATGCCATTCAATTAATGGAACAAGAGATTAATCAATTGTATAAAAGAGGTATGAAAACTGTAGCAATAATAGGAAAAACGAATAAAGAATGTCAGGAATTAGCTAAGCTATTTAAAAAGCACTCGTCCCTTTCGATTCAAGTTTTAAAAGAAAATCAAGAAATCCATAAAGATGAAATCGTCATTGTCAGCTCAAATTTATCAAAAGGTTTAGAGTTTGATGCAGTTCTCATCTGCTCTTTAGATGATTCATTTCTGGATTCTGAAATTGATATAAAATTATTATATGTATCGATGACTAGGCCACTGCATCATTTGTCTTTATATGGAAAGGATTTAACTTGCTTCTTACTAGATCAAGTGAATGAAGATGTAATCATCAAATTATGA
- a CDS encoding cold-shock protein, which produces MVTGKVKWFNAEKGFGFIEVEGQDDVFVHFSAIQGEGFKTLEEGQTVTFEIEEGARGPQATNVQKA; this is translated from the coding sequence ATGGTAACTGGTAAAGTTAAGTGGTTCAATGCAGAAAAAGGATTCGGTTTTATCGAGGTAGAGGGACAGGACGATGTATTCGTTCACTTCTCAGCAATTCAAGGGGAAGGGTTCAAAACCCTCGAAGAAGGACAAACTGTAACCTTTGAAATCGAAGAAGGCGCACGCGGACCACAAGCAACAAATGTTCAAAAAGCATAA